A stretch of Pseudomonas sp. LS.1a DNA encodes these proteins:
- a CDS encoding MBL fold metallo-hydrolase, giving the protein MSLFTPLRGLLLACVTLAGPVLAAEPLRLEVYNPGHEAIFPVSSVIVSGEHDAILVDAQFGKAQAEQLVQRLRAGGKQLTSIYISHGDPDYYFGLDTLTQAFPDAKVLASAATVAHIRQTMDAKLAYWGPQMGTDKPARLVLPQVLEGNRLTLEGQALEVVGLDGPQPDRSFVWIPSIKAVVGGVVVSENIHVWMADTQTAKSHADWLGTLAHIEALAPRTVIPGHYLGDSSRSLESVHFTANYIRDFDAETAKAKDAGALIAAMKRRYPGLADESSLELGAKVAKGEMKW; this is encoded by the coding sequence ATGTCTCTTTTCACTCCCTTGCGTGGTCTGCTGCTGGCCTGCGTGACTCTGGCCGGCCCGGTGCTGGCTGCCGAACCCTTGCGGCTGGAGGTGTACAACCCCGGGCACGAGGCGATTTTCCCGGTCAGTTCGGTGATCGTCAGTGGCGAGCACGACGCCATCCTCGTCGATGCCCAGTTCGGCAAGGCCCAGGCCGAGCAGCTGGTGCAGCGCCTGCGGGCAGGTGGCAAGCAGCTGACCAGCATCTACATCAGCCATGGCGACCCGGACTACTACTTCGGCCTGGATACCCTGACCCAGGCCTTCCCCGACGCCAAGGTGCTGGCTTCGGCCGCCACGGTTGCCCATATCCGCCAGACCATGGATGCCAAGCTGGCTTACTGGGGCCCGCAGATGGGCACGGACAAGCCAGCGCGGCTGGTGCTGCCACAGGTGCTCGAAGGCAACCGCCTGACGCTGGAAGGGCAGGCCCTCGAGGTGGTCGGCCTGGACGGCCCGCAACCTGACCGCAGTTTTGTGTGGATCCCGTCGATCAAGGCGGTGGTCGGTGGCGTGGTGGTGTCGGAGAACATTCATGTGTGGATGGCCGACACTCAAACGGCCAAATCCCACGCCGACTGGCTCGGCACCCTGGCGCACATCGAAGCGCTGGCGCCGCGCACGGTCATCCCCGGGCACTACCTGGGGGACAGCAGCCGATCGCTGGAGTCCGTGCATTTCACGGCGAACTATATTCGTGATTTCGATGCCGAGACCGCCAAGGCGAAGGACGCCGGTGCGTTGATCGCGGCGATGAAGCGACGTTACCCGGGCCTGGCCGATGAAAGCTCGCTGGAGCTGGGGGCCAAGGTCGCCAAGGGCGAGATGAAGTGGTAA
- a CDS encoding LysR family transcriptional regulator: MDRLNAMRVFVTVVDLGSQSAAADHLQLSRPVVSRYLAELEDWVGARLMQRTTRKLSLTAAGQETLPRCRQLLELAGDLQAAVQQPDDAPKGALRISVSTSFGQAQLVDAVAAYVRRYPGVKVELQMLDRTVNLVDERIDLAIRTSNDLDPNLIARRLSVCRSVVCAAPAYLREHGTPQRVEELSRHNCLTHAYFGHSLWHFEVAGQQVAVPVAGNISANEAMTLQKAALAGAGIAMLPTYQAAQALRRGELVRLLPEARPRELNLNAVYTSRKHMPATLRSMLDFLVQRFQDEPEWDRDL; encoded by the coding sequence ATGGACCGTCTCAACGCCATGCGCGTTTTCGTCACCGTCGTCGACCTGGGCAGCCAGTCGGCGGCGGCGGATCATCTGCAACTGTCCCGACCGGTGGTGTCGCGCTACCTGGCAGAGCTGGAAGACTGGGTTGGCGCAAGGCTGATGCAGCGCACCACGCGCAAGCTCAGCCTCACCGCAGCCGGCCAGGAAACCCTGCCCCGCTGCCGGCAACTGCTGGAACTGGCCGGCGACCTGCAGGCCGCGGTGCAGCAGCCGGATGACGCGCCCAAGGGCGCGCTGCGCATCAGTGTCAGCACCTCGTTCGGCCAGGCACAGCTGGTGGATGCAGTGGCCGCCTACGTCCGGCGCTACCCCGGGGTGAAGGTGGAACTGCAGATGCTCGATCGCACAGTCAACCTGGTGGACGAGCGCATCGACCTGGCCATCCGCACCAGCAATGACCTGGACCCCAACCTGATCGCCCGGCGTCTGAGCGTGTGCCGCTCGGTGGTATGTGCGGCACCGGCCTACCTGCGCGAGCACGGCACGCCGCAACGGGTCGAGGAACTGAGCCGGCACAACTGCCTGACCCATGCCTACTTCGGCCACAGCCTGTGGCATTTCGAGGTGGCCGGCCAGCAGGTCGCTGTGCCGGTGGCGGGGAACATCAGTGCCAACGAGGCGATGACACTGCAGAAGGCGGCGCTGGCCGGCGCTGGTATCGCCATGCTGCCGACCTACCAGGCTGCGCAGGCCCTGCGCCGGGGCGAGCTGGTGCGCCTGCTGCCCGAGGCCAGGCCGCGCGAGCTGAACCTGAATGCGGTGTACACCTCACGCAAGCACATGCCGGCGACCTTGCGCAGCATGCTGGATTTTCTCGTGCAGCGGTTCCAGGACGAACCCGAGTGGGATCGGGACCTGTGA